A single region of the Pseudomonas mandelii genome encodes:
- the rpoB gene encoding DNA-directed RNA polymerase subunit beta yields the protein MAYSYTEKKRIRKDFSKLPDVMDVPYLLAIQLDSYREFLQAGATKDQFRDVGLHAAFKSVFPIISYSGNAALEYVGYRLGEPAFDVKECVLRGVTYAVPLRVKVRLIIFDKESSNKAIKDIKEQEVYMGEIPLMTENGTFVINGTERVIVSQLHRSPGVFFDHDRGKTHSSGKLLYSARIIPYRGSWLDFEFDPKDCVFVRIDRRRKLPASVLLRALGYTTEEVLDAFYTTNVFHLSGETLSLELIASRLRGEIAVLDIQDEKGKVIVEAGRRITARHINQIEKAGLKTLEVPLDYVLGRTTAKAIVHPATGEILAECNTELNTEILAKIAKAQVVRIETLYTNDIDCGPFVSDTLKIDSTSNQLEALVEIYRMMRPGEPPTKDAAETLFNNLFFSPERYDLSAVGRMKFNRRIGRTEIEGSGVLCKEDIVAVLKTLVDIRNGKGIVDDIDHLGNRRVRCVGEMAENQFRVGLVRVERAVKERLSMAESEGLMPQDLINAKPVAAAVKEFFGSSQLSQFMDQNNPLSEITHKRRVSALGPGGLTRERAGFEVRDVHPTHYGRVCPIETPEGPNIGLINSLAAYARTNQYGFLESPYRVVKDALVTDEIVFLSAIEEADHVIAQASATMNDKKVLIDELVAVRHLNEFTVKAPEDVTLMDVSPKQVVSVAASLIPFLEHDDANRALMGSNMQRQAVPTLRADKPLVGTGMERNVARDSGVCVVARRGGVIDSVDASRIVVRVADDEVETGEAGVDIYNLTKYTRSNQNTCINQRPLVRKGDRVQRSDIMADGPSTDMGELALGQNMRIAFMAWNGFNFEDSICLSERVVQEDRFTTIHIQELTCVARDTKLGPEEITADIPNVGEAALNKLDEAGIVYVGAEVGAGDILVGKVTPKGETQLTPEEKLLRAIFGEKASDVKDTSLRVPTGTKGTVIDVQVFTRDGVERDARALSIEKTQLDEIRKDLNEEFRIVEGATFERLRSALVGHKAEGGAGLKKGQDITDEVLDGLEHGQWFKLRMAEDALNEQLEKAQAYIVDRRRLLDDKFEDKKRKLQQGDDLAPGVLKIVKVYLAIRRRIQPGDKMAGRHGNKGVVSVIMPVEDMPHDANGTPVDVVLNPLGVPSRMNVGQILETHLGLAAKGLGEKINRMIEEQRKVAELRKFLDEIYNQIGGRNEDLDSFSDQEILDLAKNLRGGVPMATPVFDGAKESEIKAMLKLADLPESGQMQLTDGRTGNKFERPVTVGYMYMLKLNHLVDDKMHARSTGSYSLVTQQPLGGKAQFGGQRFGEMEVWALEAYGAAYTLQEMLTVKSDDVNGRTKMYKNIVDGDHRMEPGMPESFNVLIKEIRSLGIDIDLETE from the coding sequence ATGGCTTACTCATATACTGAGAAAAAACGTATCCGCAAGGACTTTAGCAAGTTGCCGGACGTCATGGATGTGCCGTACCTCCTGGCCATCCAGCTGGATTCGTATCGTGAATTCTTGCAAGCGGGAGCGACTAAAGATCAGTTCCGCGACGTGGGCCTGCATGCGGCCTTCAAATCCGTTTTCCCGATCATCAGCTACTCCGGCAATGCTGCGCTGGAGTACGTCGGTTATCGCCTGGGCGAACCGGCATTTGATGTCAAAGAATGCGTATTGCGCGGTGTGACTTACGCCGTACCTTTGCGGGTAAAAGTGCGCCTGATCATTTTCGACAAAGAATCGTCGAACAAAGCGATCAAGGACATTAAAGAGCAAGAAGTCTACATGGGTGAAATCCCCCTGATGACTGAGAACGGTACCTTCGTAATCAACGGTACCGAGCGTGTAATCGTTTCCCAGCTGCACCGTTCCCCGGGCGTGTTCTTCGACCACGACCGTGGCAAGACGCACAGCTCCGGCAAACTGCTGTACTCCGCGCGCATCATTCCTTACCGCGGTTCGTGGCTGGACTTCGAGTTCGACCCGAAAGACTGCGTGTTCGTGCGTATCGACCGTCGTCGCAAGCTGCCTGCATCGGTACTGCTGCGCGCGCTCGGCTATACCACTGAAGAAGTGCTCGACGCGTTTTACACCACCAACGTTTTCCACCTGAGCGGCGAAACCCTCAGTCTGGAACTGATTGCTTCGCGTCTGCGTGGTGAAATCGCTGTTCTTGATATTCAGGATGAGAAGGGCAAGGTCATCGTTGAGGCTGGTCGCCGTATTACTGCGCGCCACATCAACCAGATCGAAAAAGCCGGTCTCAAGACCCTGGAAGTGCCTCTGGACTACGTCCTGGGCCGCACTACCGCCAAGGCCATCGTGCATCCGGCAACCGGCGAAATCCTGGCAGAGTGTAATACCGAGTTGAACACCGAGATCCTGGCAAAAATTGCCAAGGCCCAGGTTGTTCGCATCGAAACTCTGTACACCAACGATATCGACTGCGGTCCGTTTGTCTCCGACACTCTGAAGATCGACTCCACCAGCAACCAATTGGAAGCGCTGGTCGAGATCTATCGCATGATGCGTCCAGGCGAGCCGCCAACCAAAGACGCTGCCGAGACTCTGTTCAACAACCTGTTCTTCAGCCCTGAGCGCTATGACCTGTCTGCGGTCGGCCGGATGAAGTTCAACCGTCGTATCGGTCGTACCGAGATCGAAGGTTCGGGCGTGTTGTGCAAAGAAGACATCGTCGCGGTACTGAAGACTCTGGTCGACATCCGTAACGGTAAAGGCATCGTCGATGACATCGACCACCTGGGTAACCGTCGTGTTCGCTGCGTAGGCGAAATGGCCGAGAACCAGTTCCGCGTTGGCTTGGTACGTGTTGAGCGTGCGGTCAAAGAGCGTCTGTCGATGGCTGAAAGCGAAGGCCTGATGCCGCAAGACCTGATCAACGCCAAGCCAGTGGCTGCGGCGGTGAAAGAGTTCTTCGGTTCCAGCCAGCTTTCCCAGTTCATGGACCAGAACAACCCGCTGTCCGAGATCACCCACAAGCGTCGTGTGTCTGCACTCGGCCCTGGCGGTTTGACTCGTGAGCGTGCTGGCTTTGAAGTTCGTGACGTACACCCGACTCACTATGGTCGTGTATGCCCGATTGAAACGCCGGAAGGTCCGAACATCGGTCTGATCAACTCCCTGGCTGCCTATGCGCGCACCAACCAGTACGGCTTCCTCGAGAGCCCGTACCGTGTGGTGAAAGACGCTCTGGTCACCGACGAGATCGTGTTCCTGTCCGCCATCGAAGAAGCTGATCACGTGATCGCTCAGGCTTCGGCCACGATGAACGACAAGAAAGTCCTGATCGACGAGCTGGTAGCTGTTCGTCACTTGAACGAATTCACCGTCAAGGCGCCGGAAGACGTCACCTTGATGGACGTATCGCCGAAGCAGGTAGTTTCGGTTGCTGCGTCGCTGATCCCGTTCCTCGAGCACGACGACGCCAACCGTGCGTTGATGGGTTCGAACATGCAGCGTCAAGCTGTACCAACTCTGCGCGCTGACAAGCCGCTGGTCGGTACCGGCATGGAGCGTAACGTAGCCCGTGACTCCGGCGTTTGCGTCGTGGCTCGTCGTGGTGGCGTTATCGATTCCGTCGACGCCAGCCGTATCGTGGTTCGAGTTGCTGATGACGAAGTTGAAACCGGCGAAGCTGGTGTCGACATCTACAACCTGACCAAGTACACCCGCTCCAACCAGAACACCTGCATCAACCAGCGTCCGCTGGTGCGTAAAGGTGATCGGGTTCAGCGTAGCGACATCATGGCCGACGGTCCGTCCACCGATATGGGTGAGCTGGCTCTGGGTCAGAACATGCGCATCGCGTTCATGGCATGGAACGGCTTCAACTTCGAAGACTCCATCTGCCTGTCCGAGCGTGTGGTTCAGGAAGATCGCTTCACCACGATCCACATTCAGGAACTGACCTGTGTGGCACGTGACACCAAGCTTGGGCCAGAGGAAATCACTGCAGACATCCCGAACGTGGGTGAAGCTGCACTGAACAAGCTGGACGAAGCCGGTATCGTTTACGTAGGTGCTGAAGTAGGCGCAGGCGACATCCTGGTTGGTAAGGTCACTCCGAAAGGCGAGACCCAGCTGACTCCGGAAGAAAAGCTGCTGCGTGCCATCTTCGGTGAAAAAGCCAGCGACGTTAAAGACACCTCCCTGCGCGTGCCTACCGGCACCAAGGGTACCGTCATCGACGTACAGGTCTTCACCCGCGACGGCGTTGAGCGTGATGCTCGTGCACTGTCGATCGAGAAGACTCAACTCGACGAGATCCGCAAGGACCTGAACGAAGAGTTCCGTATCGTTGAAGGCGCCACTTTCGAACGTCTGCGTTCCGCTCTGGTCGGCCACAAAGCCGAAGGCGGCGCCGGCCTGAAGAAAGGTCAGGACATCACCGACGAAGTTCTCGACGGTCTTGAGCATGGTCAGTGGTTCAAACTGCGCATGGCTGAAGATGCTCTGAACGAGCAGCTTGAGAAGGCTCAGGCCTACATCGTTGATCGCCGCCGTCTGCTGGACGACAAGTTCGAAGACAAGAAGCGCAAACTGCAGCAGGGCGATGACCTGGCTCCAGGCGTGCTGAAAATCGTCAAGGTTTACCTGGCAATCCGTCGCCGCATCCAGCCGGGCGACAAGATGGCCGGTCGTCACGGTAACAAGGGTGTGGTCTCCGTGATCATGCCGGTTGAAGACATGCCGCACGATGCCAATGGCACTCCGGTCGACGTCGTCCTCAACCCGTTGGGCGTACCTTCGCGTATGAACGTTGGTCAGATCCTTGAAACCCACCTGGGCCTCGCGGCCAAAGGTCTGGGCGAGAAGATCAACCGGATGATCGAAGAGCAGCGCAAAGTCGCTGAGCTTCGTAAATTCCTCGACGAGATCTACAACCAGATCGGCGGTCGTAACGAAGATCTGGATAGCTTCTCCGACCAGGAAATCCTGGATCTGGCGAAGAACCTGCGTGGTGGCGTTCCAATGGCCACTCCAGTGTTCGACGGCGCCAAGGAAAGCGAAATCAAGGCCATGTTGAAACTGGCAGACCTGCCAGAAAGCGGCCAGATGCAGCTGACCGACGGCCGTACCGGCAACAAGTTCGAGCGCCCGGTTACTGTTGGCTACATGTACATGCTGAAGCTGAACCACTTGGTAGACGACAAGATGCACGCTCGTTCTACCGGTTCGTACAGCCTGGTTACCCAGCAGCCGCTGGGTGGTAAGGCACAGTTCGGTGGTCAGCGTTTCGGGGAGATGGAGGTCTGGGCACTTGAAGCATACGGTGCTGCTTACACTCTGCAAGAAATGCTCACAGTGAAGTCGGACGATGTGAACGGCCGTACCAAGATGTACAAAAACATCGTGGATGGCGATCACCGTATGGAGCCGGGCATGCCCGAGTCTTTCAACGTGTTGATCAAGGAAATTCGTTCCCTCGGCATCGATATCGATCTGGAAACCGAATAA
- the rpoC gene encoding DNA-directed RNA polymerase subunit beta' has translation MKDLLNLLKNQGQVEEFDAIRIGLASPEMIRSWSFGEVKKPETINYRTFKPERDGLFCAKIFGPVKDYECLCGKYKRLKHRGVICEKCGVEVALAKVRRERMAHIELASPVAHIWFLKSLPSRIGLLMDMTLRDIERVLYFESYVVIDPGMTTLEKGQLLNDEQYFEALEEFGDDFDARMGAEAVRELLHAIDLEHEIGRLREEIPQTNSETKIKKLSKRLKLMEAFQGSGNLPEWMVLTVLPVLPPDLRPLVPLDGGRFATSDLNDLYRRVINRNNRLKRLLDLSAPDIIVRNEKRMLQEAVDALLDNGRRGRAITGSNKRPLKSLADMIKGKQGRFRQNLLGKRVDYSGRSVITVGPTLRLHQCGLPKKMALELFKPFIFGKLEMRGLATTIKAAKKMVERELPEVWDVLAEVIREHPVLLNRAPTLHRLGIQAFEPVLIEGKAIQLHPLVCAAYNADFDGDQMAVHVPLTLEAQLEARALMMSTNNILSPANGEPIIVPSQDVVLGLYYMTREAINAKGEGRVFADLQEVDRVFRAGEAALHAKVKVRINETVNDRDGGSVKNTRIVDTTVGRALLFQVVPPGLSYDVVNQPMKKKAISKLINQCYRVVGLKETVIFADQLMYTGFAYSTISGVSIGVNDFVIPDEKARIIGAATDEVKEIESQYASGLVTQGEKYNKVIDLWSKANDEVSKAMMANLSKEKVIDRHGVEVDQESFNSMYMMADSGARGSAAQIRQLAGMRGLMAKPDGSIIETPITANFREGLSVLQYFISTHGARKGLADTALKTANSGYLTRRLVDVAQDLVVTEIDCGTEHGLVMTPHIEGGDVVEPLGERVLGRVIARDVFKPGTEEIIVPAGTLVDEKWVEFIELNSIDEVIVRSPISCETRYGICAKCYGRDLARGHQVNIGEAVGVIAAQSIGEPGTQLTMRTFHIGGAASRTSAADSVQVKNGGTVRLHNLKHVERVDGCLVAVSRSGELAIADDFGRERERYKLPYGAVISVKEGDKVDAGAIVAKWDPHTHPIVTEMKGTVTYVGMEEGITIKRQTDELTGMTNIEVLDAKDRPAAGKDIRPAVKMVDDNGKDLLLPGTDVIAQYFLPANALVGVADGAKIAIGDVIARIPQETSKTRDITGGLPRVADLFEARRPKEASILAEVSGTIAFGKETKGKRRLVITPNDGSDPYEELIPKWRHLNVFEGEQVNRGEVISDGPSDPHDILRLLGVSALAKYIVNEIQDVYRLQGVKINDKHIETILRQMLRKVEIAESGDSSFIKGDQMELTHVLVENERLAGDEKFVSKFTRVLLGITKASLSTESFISAASFQETTRVLTEAAVTGKRDYLRGLKENVVVGRLIPAGTGLAYHSERKRRRDADKPLRVSASEVEAALTEALNSSGN, from the coding sequence TTGAAAGACCTACTGAATTTGCTGAAAAACCAGGGTCAAGTCGAAGAGTTCGACGCCATCCGTATTGGATTGGCATCGCCTGAGATGATCCGTTCGTGGTCGTTCGGTGAAGTTAAAAAGCCGGAAACCATCAACTACCGTACGTTCAAACCTGAACGTGACGGCCTGTTCTGCGCCAAGATCTTTGGCCCGGTAAAGGATTACGAGTGCCTGTGCGGTAAGTACAAGCGCTTGAAGCACCGTGGCGTGATCTGCGAGAAGTGCGGCGTTGAAGTCGCGCTGGCTAAAGTTCGTCGTGAGCGCATGGCGCACATCGAACTGGCCTCGCCAGTTGCCCACATCTGGTTCTTGAAATCGCTGCCGTCGCGTATCGGCTTGCTGATGGACATGACCCTGCGTGATATCGAACGCGTTCTCTATTTCGAGAGCTATGTCGTTATCGATCCAGGCATGACCACCCTTGAAAAAGGTCAGCTGCTCAACGACGAGCAGTACTTCGAAGCGCTGGAAGAGTTCGGCGACGATTTCGATGCCCGTATGGGTGCCGAAGCTGTCCGTGAACTGCTGCACGCTATCGACCTGGAACACGAGATTGGCCGTCTGCGCGAAGAAATTCCGCAAACCAACTCCGAAACCAAAATCAAAAAGCTGTCCAAGCGTCTGAAGTTGATGGAAGCCTTCCAGGGTTCCGGCAACCTTCCAGAATGGATGGTGCTGACCGTTCTGCCGGTTCTGCCGCCAGATCTGCGTCCACTGGTCCCGCTGGATGGCGGTCGCTTCGCGACTTCCGACCTCAACGATCTGTATCGTCGAGTGATCAACCGTAACAACCGCTTGAAGCGTCTGCTCGATCTGTCCGCTCCGGACATCATCGTGCGCAACGAAAAGCGTATGTTGCAGGAAGCTGTCGATGCACTGCTCGACAACGGTCGTCGTGGCCGCGCTATCACCGGTTCGAACAAGCGTCCTCTGAAATCCCTGGCTGACATGATCAAGGGTAAGCAAGGTCGTTTCCGTCAGAACTTGCTCGGTAAGCGTGTTGACTACTCCGGTCGTTCGGTAATTACCGTAGGTCCGACCCTGCGTCTGCACCAGTGCGGTCTGCCGAAGAAAATGGCCCTCGAGCTGTTCAAGCCGTTCATCTTCGGCAAGCTGGAAATGCGTGGTCTCGCTACCACCATCAAAGCTGCCAAGAAGATGGTCGAGCGCGAGCTGCCAGAGGTTTGGGACGTTCTCGCTGAAGTGATCCGTGAACACCCGGTTCTCCTCAACCGTGCACCGACCCTTCACCGTCTGGGTATCCAGGCGTTTGAACCGGTACTGATCGAAGGTAAGGCTATCCAGCTGCACCCTCTGGTCTGTGCTGCGTACAACGCCGACTTCGACGGCGACCAAATGGCCGTGCACGTACCGCTGACACTGGAAGCCCAGCTGGAAGCGCGTGCGTTGATGATGTCGACCAACAACATTCTGTCGCCAGCCAACGGTGAGCCAATCATCGTTCCGTCGCAGGACGTTGTATTGGGTCTGTACTACATGACTCGTGAAGCGATCAACGCCAAAGGCGAAGGTCGTGTGTTCGCGGATCTGCAAGAAGTTGACCGTGTGTTCCGTGCCGGCGAAGCCGCACTGCACGCCAAGGTCAAAGTGCGGATCAACGAAACCGTCAACGATCGTGATGGTGGCAGCGTCAAGAACACCCGTATCGTCGACACCACTGTCGGCCGTGCGCTGTTGTTCCAGGTTGTTCCACCTGGCCTGTCATACGACGTCGTCAACCAGCCGATGAAGAAAAAGGCGATCTCCAAGCTGATCAACCAGTGCTACCGCGTGGTTGGTTTGAAAGAGACCGTGATCTTCGCTGACCAGTTGATGTACACCGGTTTTGCTTATTCGACCATCTCCGGCGTTTCCATCGGTGTTAACGACTTCGTTATCCCGGATGAAAAAGCCCGCATCATCGGTGCTGCTACCGACGAAGTGAAAGAGATCGAAAGTCAGTACGCCTCCGGCCTGGTAACCCAGGGCGAGAAGTACAACAAAGTGATCGACCTTTGGTCCAAGGCGAACGACGAAGTTTCCAAGGCGATGATGGCCAACCTCTCGAAAGAGAAAGTCATCGACCGTCATGGCGTCGAAGTCGACCAAGAGTCCTTCAACTCGATGTACATGATGGCCGACTCGGGCGCACGGGGTTCTGCTGCGCAGATCCGTCAGCTCGCCGGTATGCGTGGCCTGATGGCCAAGCCGGACGGTTCCATCATCGAAACGCCGATTACTGCGAACTTCCGTGAAGGTTTGAGCGTACTTCAGTACTTCATCTCCACTCACGGTGCTCGTAAAGGTTTGGCGGATACCGCGTTGAAAACTGCGAACTCCGGTTACCTGACTCGTCGTCTGGTAGACGTGGCGCAGGATCTGGTTGTGACCGAGATCGATTGCGGCACCGAACATGGCCTGGTAATGACTCCGCACATTGAAGGCGGTGACGTTGTCGAGCCGTTGGGTGAGCGCGTATTGGGTCGTGTCATTGCTCGTGACGTGTTCAAGCCAGGTACCGAAGAAATCATCGTTCCTGCCGGCACGCTGGTAGACGAGAAGTGGGTCGAGTTCATCGAGCTGAACAGCATCGACGAAGTGATCGTGCGTTCGCCGATCAGCTGCGAAACCCGCTATGGCATTTGCGCCAAGTGCTACGGCCGTGACTTGGCTCGTGGTCACCAGGTGAACATCGGTGAAGCGGTCGGCGTTATCGCTGCCCAGTCCATCGGTGAGCCGGGTACCCAGCTGACCATGCGTACGTTCCACATCGGTGGTGCGGCAAGCCGGACCTCCGCAGCTGATAGCGTTCAGGTGAAGAATGGCGGTACCGTCCGTCTGCATAACCTGAAACACGTTGAGCGAGTGGATGGTTGCCTGGTTGCTGTGTCCCGTTCCGGTGAGCTGGCGATCGCTGATGACTTCGGTCGTGAGCGCGAGCGTTACAAGCTGCCGTACGGTGCTGTGATTTCGGTTAAAGAAGGTGACAAGGTCGACGCTGGCGCAATCGTGGCCAAGTGGGATCCGCACACTCACCCAATCGTTACCGAAATGAAAGGTACCGTGACCTACGTGGGCATGGAAGAAGGCATCACGATCAAGCGTCAGACTGACGAATTGACCGGTATGACCAACATTGAAGTACTCGACGCCAAAGACCGTCCAGCTGCCGGTAAAGATATCCGTCCTGCTGTGAAGATGGTTGATGACAATGGCAAGGATCTCTTGCTGCCGGGTACCGACGTAATTGCTCAGTACTTCCTGCCTGCTAACGCCCTGGTCGGTGTAGCGGACGGCGCGAAAATCGCGATCGGTGATGTTATCGCTCGTATTCCGCAAGAGACTTCGAAAACCCGTGACATCACCGGTGGTCTGCCGCGTGTTGCCGACTTGTTCGAAGCCCGTCGTCCGAAAGAAGCCTCGATTCTGGCTGAAGTCAGCGGCACCATCGCGTTCGGTAAAGAGACCAAAGGCAAGCGCCGTCTGGTCATTACCCCGAACGACGGTAGCGATCCGTATGAAGAGCTGATTCCGAAGTGGCGTCACCTGAACGTCTTCGAAGGCGAACAGGTAAACCGCGGCGAAGTTATCTCCGACGGCCCAAGCGATCCACACGACATCCTGCGTCTGCTGGGTGTGAGTGCGCTGGCCAAGTACATCGTGAACGAGATCCAGGACGTTTATCGTCTGCAAGGCGTGAAGATCAACGATAAGCACATCGAGACCATCCTGCGTCAGATGCTGCGTAAAGTTGAAATCGCTGAATCCGGCGATTCCAGTTTCATCAAGGGCGACCAGATGGAATTGACTCACGTTCTGGTAGAGAACGAGCGTCTGGCTGGCGACGAGAAATTCGTTTCCAAGTTCACTCGCGTGCTGCTGGGTATCACCAAGGCGTCGTTGTCCACCGAATCGTTCATCTCGGCGGCTTCCTTCCAGGAAACCACTCGCGTACTGACCGAAGCGGCGGTAACCGGCAAGCGCGATTACCTGCGCGGCCTGAAAGAAAACGTAGTCGTGGGTCGTCTGATCCCGGCCGGTACCGGTCTGGCTTATCACAGCGAGCGCAAGCGCCGCCGTGATGCTGACAAACCGTTGCGCGTTAGCGCCAGTGAAGTGGAAGCTGCACTGACCGAAGCACTGAACTCGAGCGGTAACTGA
- the rpsL gene encoding 30S ribosomal protein S12, protein MATINQLVRQPRKRIVEKSDVPALQNCPQRRGVCTRVYTTTPKKPNSALRKVCRVRLTNGFEVSSYIGGEGHNLQEHSVVLIRGGRVKDLPGVRYHTVRGSLDTSGVKGRNQGRSKYGTKKPK, encoded by the coding sequence ATGGCAACTATCAACCAGCTGGTACGTCAGCCGCGTAAGCGTATCGTCGAGAAATCCGACGTGCCTGCGCTGCAGAACTGCCCGCAACGTCGTGGCGTATGCACCCGTGTGTATACCACCACGCCGAAAAAACCTAACTCGGCACTGCGTAAAGTATGCCGTGTGCGTCTGACCAACGGTTTCGAGGTTTCCTCGTACATCGGCGGTGAAGGCCACAACCTGCAAGAGCACAGCGTGGTACTGATCCGCGGCGGTCGTGTAAAAGACTTGCCAGGTGTTCGTTACCACACCGTACGCGGTTCTTTGGATACTTCCGGCGTTAAAGGTCGTAACCAGGGTCGTTCGAAGTACGGTACCAAGAAGCCTAAGTAG
- the rpsG gene encoding 30S ribosomal protein S7 gives MPRRRVAAKREVLDDPKYGSQILAKFMNHVMESGKKAVAERIVYGALEKVKERKNSDPLEIFEKALDAIAPLVEVKSRRVGGATYQVPVEVRPSRRNALAMRWLVDFARKRGEKSMALRLAGELLDAAEGKGAAVKKREDVHRMAEANKAFSHYRF, from the coding sequence ATGCCAAGAAGACGCGTAGCAGCCAAGCGCGAAGTGCTTGACGATCCAAAATACGGCAGCCAGATCCTGGCCAAGTTCATGAACCACGTAATGGAAAGCGGCAAGAAAGCCGTTGCCGAGCGTATCGTTTATGGCGCGCTGGAAAAGGTTAAAGAACGCAAGAACAGCGATCCCCTGGAAATCTTCGAGAAAGCTCTCGACGCCATCGCTCCGCTGGTCGAAGTAAAGTCGCGCCGTGTAGGCGGTGCTACTTACCAGGTTCCGGTCGAAGTTCGTCCGTCCCGTCGTAACGCTCTGGCAATGCGCTGGTTGGTAGACTTCGCCCGTAAGCGCGGCGAGAAGTCTATGGCTCTGCGTTTGGCTGGCGAACTGTTGGACGCTGCTGAAGGCAAAGGTGCTGCAGTTAAGAAGCGTGAAGACGTGCACCGTATGGCTGAAGCCAACAAGGCTTTCTCGCACTACCGCTTCTAA